GTTACCTATTATTTTCATTAACTTCCCTTGGTTTCGCATTAATCCATTCTTTGGCAGCCTTTATAGTTTTATTTGTTCTCTACGGCATTGTTCATGCGGCAATTGAGGGAAATCAAAGGGCCTTCGCTTCTGATTTGTCAAAAAAAGAATTGAGAGGTACAGCTCTGGGAACGTTTCACTCTGCAATAGGTCTGATGGCATTACCAGCAAGTTTGATAGCTGGATTTCTATGGGAGATTGTTTCTCCAAGTATAACTTTTATTTATGGTAGTGTTGTTAGCATGATCTCAGTTTTCTTCTTCATAGCTTTCAGAAATTATTTTAAATGGTGAGAAAGGACATTTTAGAAAGATTCGCTTAGCATCAATCGATTGATCCGCGTAAAGAAGGAATCAACACGCGCTCAATCGAAAGCACGTGCTACAAGTTTTTATCTTAAAGAAATCTATAGTAAATGCCGGAAATCGTGCGCGCCAACTAATGGGCATTCCTTAGATTTAGGCGTTTTGTGAGTTTAGATATTGAATCATGTAAGACTTTCATTGTATTGATATTGAGATGTTCTTCTTTCAAACATTCTCTTCCGCAATACAGTACCTTATATTCGCCTTCATCACTCTTTTTGCCATCGACTATAATCATAAACCTACAATTAGAACATCTATAGAGAAGAGCATGGTTATTCTCTAACTTTTGAGATTTAGGATGATATACTACATGGCAATGAACATCAACGTGAGTATTACAATTCGGACATCTCATGATAGTGGCATGGTAGTTCATTAACCCGTATAAAAAATTTATTATAAAAACCGCAATAAACTGCATCGCGCTATGTTGTACATCTTTACGCACGCTAAATGTACCCATGCTAGCTCAAACTAAATCTATTTTTCAAAATCCTCTCTGCTTTGTTTTAAAATTAATTTTAACCATTCTTTTAATTCTCTTTTTGGGTTAAGATAAATTAGCATTATGAGTGAAATTTCATTAATAACAATACCATTATAATTTTCTAATAAAGAAACCATTTTATGGATTGTTTTTTCACTGCCATATTCAGTTGGACAATGACACTGAGACAAAATCGGTGAAAAAGAAGAATAATGTATATGGTATGTATACCGCGCGCGCGCCAAGGGGGAAGTACATGCTATCTATTCTGTTATAAAACGACAGGATCTTGATGAAATTGTTGCAGACATTAAAAGGTTCAATCCGCATGCATTCTACACAATAGAAGATCTCAGGTTTGTATCCGAAGAAATATCTACTGTAAGCAGATCATGGCCTGAAAAAATCTATCATAATTCACATAGATTCATTAGTAAAGGAAAATAGTATTTTGATTTATTAATTAAAAGCAATTAATCAATCAGATTATATAATAGTTGATTGTTCTAATCGTTCTGAATCGATTTAACGCGCATGCAATAGTACAAATTCATTATAAAAGGGATTAGAATGTCTTCAAAAAAGATCGCTATTTTAGGTGCGGGAAATGGAGGACAGACCGCTGCTGCTGATTTATCTCTTGCAGGATTTGAAGTCAATCTATATGAATCTCCTAAATTTGAGAAGAGTATTAGACCTATTATCGAAAGAGGAAGAATAAAGATAACCGGTGTGTCAAGGAAAGGTTATGCCACATTAAATAAAGCGACAACAAATATCAAAGAGGCAATGAAAGGCGTCGATGTGGTAATGATTATTGTTCCTGCTTATGCCCATGAAATTTTCTTTAAGGAATTTGTACCCTACCTTGAGGATGGATAGATTGTTACCATTCAAGCAGGGAATCATGGGGCGCTTCAATTATCCAATATGCTAAAAAATATGAAAATAAACAAAGACGTTATTATATCTGAAACACCCACACTCATATACGTTTGTAGGGTGACAGCGCCAGCAGAAGTAAGGGCAAGTGGATTAAAAAGGGAAGTGCCCTTTGCTGCCATTCCAGCGAAGGATACTGAAAAAAGTATTAAAATATTAAATGAGTTCTACCCTCAGTTTGTTCCTGCAACAAACGTCTTAGAAACGTCCTTATCAAGCGCCAATATGATCCTCCATCCTCCTATAATGCTCTTAAATGCGGGGCATATTGAACGCTCCAAAGGTGATTTTCTATTTTATATCCATGGGGCATCCCCTTCAGTAGCACGAGTCTGTGAAATCATTGATGCTGAAAGACTTGCCGTTGGAAAAGCTTTGGGTATAAACTTGATATCGGTGAAAGATGCCATGTATAGAAAGTATGATGCGCATGGCAATAATCTCTATGAAAGAATTCAAGATTGTAAACCATATTGGGATCATAGTTCAGCTTCTGCGCCGAGTAGTCTTGAAAGTCGATATTTAAATGAAGATGTTCCTTATGGACTAGTACCCTTAGCGTCTCTAGGTGATTTATTAAGAGTACCTACACCTACCGTTAAAACGATCATCGATTTCGCTTCATTGATCAATCAAACAGATTATTGGGAAGAAGGATTGACTGTAGAAAAACTTGGACTAAAAGGATTGACCG
This sequence is a window from Candidatus Bathyarchaeota archaeon. Protein-coding genes within it:
- a CDS encoding zinc finger MYND domain-containing protein, which encodes MRCPNCNTHVDVHCHVVYHPKSQKLENNHALLYRCSNCRFMIIVDGKKSDEGEYKVLYCGRECLKEEHLNINTMKVLHDSISKLTKRLNLRNAH
- a CDS encoding NAD(P)-binding domain-containing protein, producing MSSKKIAILGAGNGGQTAAADLSLAGFEVNLYESPKFEKSIRPIIERGRIKITGVSRKGYATLNKATTNIKEAMKGVDVVMIIVPAYAHEIFFKEFVPYLEDG
- a CDS encoding NAD/NADP octopine/nopaline dehydrogenase family protein, which encodes MKINKDVIISETPTLIYVCRVTAPAEVRASGLKREVPFAAIPAKDTEKSIKILNEFYPQFVPATNVLETSLSSANMILHPPIMLLNAGHIERSKGDFLFYIHGASPSVARVCEIIDAERLAVGKALGINLISVKDAMYRKYDAHGNNLYERIQDCKPYWDHSSASAPSSLESRYLNEDVPYGLVPLASLGDLLRVPTPTVKTIIDFASLINQTDYWEEGLTVEKLGLKGLTAEQIKSLVN